One Microcebus murinus isolate Inina chromosome 24, M.murinus_Inina_mat1.0, whole genome shotgun sequence genomic window, AGGACAGAGTGAAGTGCTCGGAATAATGGCTGATAGGGAGGTGCTCAACACATGAGCACTCTTCTGCGTTCTCCTGCCCTTCATCTAACAAGCAGAAGACTCGCCCTCTTTTCTTTCAGTGCCTCTATGACTTGCCCAGTGAGCCTGGGTGTTCCCAAGGGGACAGAATAGCTTCCCCATCTCGAGTGGACTGCCCTTCCTCACTCTGGAAGAGCAGTCCCCCGTAGTCATTGAGACTCAACCCTCGTTTTGGTTTTTCAGCTTCAAACTGTTCCAAGCTTCCCCATCTGTGCCAGCCAAATACGTGGAGGACAAAGAGAAGATGCTGTCGCGAACGTTGCAGTTGGTGGAGCTGGCGGACGAGACGTGGCTGGTGACCGGGCGGCATCCCTTGCCTGTCATCACTGCTGCCACTTTCCTGGCGTGGCAGTCCCTGCAGCCTTCGTATCGGCTGTCGTGCTCCCTTGCCCGGTTTTGTAAATACGCGAATGTGGACCTGCCCCACCCCGCTTCCTGCCGCCTGCAGGAGCTTCTGGCGGTGCTGCTGCAGATGGCCAAGCAGCTGGCTTGGCTGCAGGTTCTGAAGCTTGACAAGCGGTCCGTGGTGAAACACATCGGCGACCTTCTCCAGCACCGCCACACACTGGTCCGCTCGGCCTTCCGGGATGGCACAGCAGAAATGGAGACCCAGGAGAAGGAGCtgcaggggcgggggcagggagaagaggtGGGGGATAGTTCCCTAGGTTTGCCCCAGGGGAAGCAACCGGCCAGTCCtgcccttctcctcccaccctgcaTGTTGAAGCCCCCGAAGCGGATCTGTCACACATCTACTGTCTCCACTGTGACCGGGGACGAGAACATTTCTGATAGTGAGATTGAGCAGTATCTGCGTACCCCTCAGGAAGTTAGGGACTTCCAGAGAGCCCAAGCTGCGGGACAGGCTGGCACCAGTGTTCCTAACCCTCCCTGACGCACATCTGTTGGGAGTGCTTCACCTCGTTCTGATAGCAGCTTGGTAACAGGCTGTCACATCCAAGGAAATAGGTGTACACAGTCCTCAGGTACTGTCTTTGTTTGAAGGAACCAAGAGGGGCTCTGCAAATAGTGCGGCCCTACGTCCTGGAGTAAAGTCAGGAGTGCAGGGATGACTGGGTTGGAGAGAGTCCCATCCCTTGGTGCTTGGGAACAAGTTGCGTATGTTCGTTTTCTGTGGGATGACTTTCCTCTTAGGCCACCGGGAAAATGTCAGGCTCTCCTGCTCCTGGTCTGATTTGGAtgtcctgctgctgcttctctgggCCCAATGGGCTTTCCTCTGCTTGTTGAGCAGTTGGCATTCCCAGCAGTGTCAGCCTGCAGGGGAGCAGGAACTGGAGAATTCTTGGCCCTGTGTCCATTTGTGGGTGTTGGTGGGTTGTGTGTACAGTGTCACGAGATCCTCCACCTTGTAACAAAAGGACTGTGGGTGCACTAAGGCTGTAGCTCAGAGGGCTttgcaaaattttaatatattaaaacaagaGGCATCTGCTAGAAAACATTCTATTGTATAAAACCCAAGCtcttaaaaacatgttttctttggcacttttcattccctccctccccgtcCCCCAGCGTATTGCAAAAAGCTCTCCAGTGCTAAGGCATCGGCAGGGTATGTAAACAGCAGCCAGCGTATGTGGAAGAATAatacaaagctttttttttttgttttcttctaatattgtCTGTGCAGCAAGCATAAATAACAGGACTCGTCCCAAGAAGTATGGGTTTTCTCCCTCCCCTGTGTCTTCTTTCACCTTGGTGAGCAGGCCAGGGTGACATGAAGACTGGGAGGGGACCCGGGCCAGACCTGGGGTTCCCTCCACTTCCATGTGGTCCTGTAGTAAAAGGCTGGTGGTGGTTTTTTAGGTTGGGGGAAATATGGGTGCTGGTGTTTAATAGTAGTGAGAGCACAGGCCTCTGGTGACCTGCAGGGACCCTAGCCACTGCCTCGGGGCTTGGCTGGGCTTCTGTGAGTCAGGAAGCTTGTTTGACATTGTGGAACTTCCTCCCTACTGTGGAGCTCTATAGAGATCACAATATCGGGATGGTTCTTGCATATGGCCTCACGGAGGCAAGGAAGTGCTAATTCCTTAGTCCCTAGTGACGGGAGGCTGAGGTCCAGGAGATGGATCTTGTAACCAAACACTAAGTGCTTCTCCAAACACCACCTGCAGCCTTACGGTGGAGCTCTTCAGAGGTCCCTTGTAGGACTAGGTTTAGGGCATGACTAGATTCTGCCCTCCTCCGAGTATCAGCTCCTCCTGCTTCCCTCAGATCACCCTCAGACACCTGGCAGAGTCTGCTTCTTCGGTATAGGGCCTAGACTTGGTCCTGATGTGCCACCTCTGAGCCCTGCTGCATGGTGTGAGTGCCACTCCTGTGGGAATGGTGGCATTATCCCCAGTTGTATGCCCTACCCCCACCCAGAACTAGTTGATGGCAAAGCTGCCCCACCTTCCCCTGTTGCATAGTTGGTCAGAAAAGTAGCACCTGTTGCCTCCCATTGTCCTAGTCACCTGGCTCGATTGCTAGGCTGCGCTCACGTCAGCCaagccagggaggagagaggacttAGGGTCTGGGCACGACCGGGCTGACTTCAGCAGAGGACAGCGCGCGGTTCCCACGCTCCCGCTGTGCTTCCCTGGCACTGCTGACGTCCGCCAGCAAGGCAGCGTGGCCCCGGTGGGAGTACGTGGGGAGGGCCCACCTGGGCCGTGCCGCGCCCTTTCACTGGTCGTGGGTCACCCCACAGATGACTCCCCCCTGCCTGGAAGGGCACCGATAACTGGGCTGTCAAACTGGCCGGGGCCGGACGGAACCGTATCTTGTCTGTTTCTGGGATTGTCTGTCGCTGCCCAGAGCGTGGCCCTCTAGGCAGATGGCGACCCTGCGCCTatctccctgccctggcctccgGGGTAGTGCTAGCCAGCCCAGGTGCAGCCATGGGCGCCTCCACCGCACACCTGTTGGCGTACCGAGCGACGTCTTCGAGGGCCCCGAGGGGCTGGGGGTAACGGGCCGCGCGGCCAGCCTGTCCTAACGCGTCGCCCGCCCGGCCCTAGACTGTGGTCTCGCTCTTCCAGAGGCCGGTCTTCATgcagccgccgcccgccgcctccGCGCCGCTCGCGGTGACGTCGTCGTACCTGCCGCCCTTGGGCGCGCCGTTGAGGCTGGCGGCGTTGAGCGGGTACGAGCGGCGCTTGCTCTCCTTCTCCAGCGCGCCGGCCCCGCCGCGGAGGTTGTCGCGGCTGGCGCTGCGGTGCTGGCCGGTGCGGCCCGCCTCGGGGGCCGGCGCGGCGCTGGTGTCGCTGCCCTCGGACGGCGTGAGCGCGGGCTCGCCCTCGGGCGGGGCGCCGGCGCCCGGGCTGTGGCGGCTGCTGCCCGCGCAGCTGTCGGTCGGGCTGTTGCGCAGGCTGCCGCTCTCGCTGGACAGCAGCTCGGG contains:
- the BRF2 gene encoding transcription factor IIIB 50 kDa subunit — encoded protein: MPGGGRCPDCGSTELVEDSHYSQSQLVCSDCGCVVTEGVLTTTFSDEGNLREVTYSRSTGENEQVSRSEQRGLRRVRDLCRVLQLPPTFEDTAVAYYQQAYRHSGIRAARLQKKEVLVGCCVLITCRQRNWPLTMGTICTLLYADLDVFSGTYMQLVKLLGLDVPSLCLAELVKTYCSSFKLFQASPSVPAKYVEDKEKMLSRTLQLVELADETWLVTGRHPLPVITAATFLAWQSLQPSYRLSCSLARFCKYANVDLPHPASCRLQELLAVLLQMAKQLAWLQVLKLDKRSVVKHIGDLLQHRHTLVRSAFRDGTAEMETQEKELQGRGQGEEVGDSSLGLPQGKQPASPALLLPPCMLKPPKRICHTSTVSTVTGDENISDSEIEQYLRTPQEVRDFQRAQAAGQAGTSVPNPP